From the Fulvia fulva chromosome 2, complete sequence genome, one window contains:
- a CDS encoding CDP-diacylglycerol--inositol 3-phosphatidyltransferase, giving the protein MVQDVVEEPRLRQANGHANGRPLNGKPRGPEIQESDETDENIFLFVPNLIGYSRIVLALASLYFMPLHPRRCSFLYSISCLLDAADGIAARKYEQSTRFGAVLDMVTDRCTTTCLLVFLATAKPAYSMIFQGLISLDLASHYMHMYATLVMGGQTQSHKNVDAKRSYIMNLYYTNKAVLFIACALNELFFIALYLLCFSSPIITPALIQPQSPANPISPEPSLLFPSPFSAGAMELARANKMDSTVPWVLTIASAPVMLFKQWVNIIQLVKASKWLAEGDRKDRKKLGLPRKRGGAKGKKAL; this is encoded by the exons ATGGTACAAGACGTGGTTGAAGAGCCACGGCTCAGGCAGGCGAATGGACACGCCAACGGCAGACCTCTCAATGGCAAGCCGCGAGGACCAGAGATTCAGGAGAGCGATGAGACGGATGAGAACATCTTCCTCTTCGTGCCAAACCTGATTG GCTACTCTCGTATCGTCCTGGCCCTCGCCTCGTTGTACTTCATGCCTCTGCACCCACGACGATGCAGCTTTCTCTACTCCATTTCCTGCCTGCTCGACGCAGCAGATGGCATCGCGGCGAGGAAGTATGAGCAGAGCACAAGATTCGGAGCCGTATTGGACATGGTCACAGATCGATGCACGACCACTTGCTTGCTGGTCTTCCTTGCGACAGCGAAGCCCGCCTACAGCATGATCTTCCAGGGTCTGATCTCCCTGGATCTGGCCAGTCACTACATGCACATGTACGCAACTTTGGTCATGGGTGGACAGACTCAAAGCCACAAGAACGTGGATGCGAAGAGAAGCTACATCATGAACCTATACTACACCAACAAG GCGGTCCTCTTCATCGCCTGTGCCCTGAATGAACTCTTCTTTATCGCCCTCTACCTCCTCTGCTTCAGCTCCCCGATCATCACCCCAGCGCTCATTCAACCACAATCACCAGCAAACCCAATCTCCCCCGAGCCATCCCTCCTCTTCCCAAGCCCATTCAGCGCAGGAGCTATGGAACTGGCACGAGCGAACAAGATGGACAGCACAGTGCCATGGGTTCTCACAATCGCCAGCGCTCCGGTCATGCTCTTCAAACAATGGGTGAATATCATCCAGCTCGTGAAAGCCAGTAAGTGGCTCGCCGAGGGTGACAGGAAGGATAGGAAGAAGCTGGGTCTGCCCAGGAAGAGAGGTGGAGCGAAGGGCAAGAAGGCCTTGTAA
- a CDS encoding Signal recognition particle subunit SRP68, with protein sequence MDITNFVATHREALLIGDYNSYRAQLSRQLLATRKRLGRATAKREKFSKKPVTAEDVGSNHEFAHLLLLTSERAWAHAMHIKTSHTEDNAGITGSTRSHIISRLSKAAKTAHDLVKTLQESSSKANEQDVLEARAYQSSLAGSEEFEKQSEGQRSGDGQASEQRWQPCLRHYAQSRVIYAALLEKEKKEVYREILANTVDPTIRYAAYQAQLSRTIAIPTVAKRYFPKDDQALVQAVGKLDPYALKDKPVPKTEAEKEAAPQEIPNSVTWRGRKANIVDASIGQALANVTAAKAKLRAYLQSDASAASRDKAAAYDDVLIASQDAADATKRATDELEKERVDEGDPRMQDLRVTSLSVNHDLVSWRVGRNRILIGEDDGITFQPEKQKSKRSRKDGAEQPEKEEPRGRQLGRLKERNVLYDATIQSINSVKDLRGAMRDEKFVQELDGKANYFRALKCLNISYSHSLLGNHLNALALLKRALELVSQPLPASTSTSDANSPPTLDIQPATSEKLRAHLESLTSRMHAIVEMRTLEANSAKAAEKNMISAAPLVQKLNDYPTPGTQVDLTNLVTYPPKIEPVPVKPLFLDVAFNYIDYPGRAAAAVVEKPQPQVNGVEENAPQQPQKKGWFSFGR encoded by the coding sequence ATGGATATCACCAACTTCGTCGCCACCCACCGTGAGGCGCTCCTCATCGGCGACTACAACTCATACCGCGCACAGCTTTCGCGGCAGCTGCTAGCAACACGAAAGCGCTTGGGAAGAGCGACAGCCAAGAGGGAAAAGTTCAGCAAGAAGCCAGTCACAGCGGAAGACGTCGGCAGCAACCATGAGTTCGCCCATCTGCTACTGCTCACATCTGAGCGAGCGTGGGCACATGCAATGCACATCAAGACCAGCCATACCGAGGACAATGCGGGCATAACCGGATCCACACGGAGCCATATCATTTCTCGGCTGAGCAAAGCTGCGAAGACTGCACACGATCTTGTGAAAACACTACAGGAGAGCTCTTCTAAGGCGAACGAGCAGGATGTGCTTGAGGCTAGGGCGTACCAGTCCTCGCTGGCAGGATCGGAGGAGTTCGAGAAGCAGTCGGAAGGACAGCGATCGGGTGACGGCCAGGCGAGTGAGCAGAGATGGCAGCCGTGCTTGAGACACTACGCTCAATCCCGTGTCATCTATGCTGCACTGCttgagaaggagaagaaggaGGTGTACAGGGAGATTCTGGCGAACACCGTGGACCCAACCATACGCTACGCTGCATACCAAGCACAGCTGTCACGTACGATCGCGATCCCGACCGTAGCGAAGCGATACTTCCCAAAGGACGACCAAGCACTTGTACAGGCGGTTGGGAAGCTCGATCCGTACGCGCTCAAGGACAAGCCTGTGCCGAAGACTGAAGCCGAGAAAGAGGCAGCACCGCAAGAGATTCCGAACAGCGTGACATGGAGAGGTCGCAAGGCAAATATCGTCGATGCATCGATAGGCCAGGCCCTTGCGAATGTGACCGCTGCCAAAGCGAAACTACGGGCATACCTTCAATCAGATGCGAGTGCGGCCTCGCGTGACAAAGCCGCTGCGTACGACGATGTTCTGATCGCATCACAAGATGCGGCAGACGCGACCAAACGGGCTACGGATGAACTCGAGAAAGAGCGTGTAGATGAAGGCGACCCGCGCATGCAAGATCTTCGCGTGACGAGCCTTTCCGTCAACCACGATCTTGTGTCCTGGCGAGTCGGTCGCAACCGTATCCTTATTGGTGAGGATGATGGCATCACCTTCCAGCCTGAGAAGCAGAAGTCGAAACGTTCGCGAAAGGATGGCGCCGAGCAGCCAGAGAAGGAAGAACCCAGGGGACGACAGCTTGGGCGGTTGAAGGAAAGGAACGTCCTGTACGACGCCACGATACAAAGCATCAACTCTGTGAAAGACCTTCGTGGAGCCATGCGTGACGAAAAGTTCGTCCAGGAGCTCGATGGCAAGGCCAACTACTTCCGCGCGTTGAAGTGCCTGAACATCTCATACTCGCATAGCCTACTCGGCAACCACCTGAATGCGCTTGCATTACTGAAACGGGCGCTGGAACTTGTGTCCCAGCCGCTGCCTGCCTCAACGTCAACAAGCGATGCAAATTCCCCACCAACGCTCGACATCCAGCCAGCAACATCCGAAAAGCTCAGGGCTCACCTCGAGTCGCTAACCTCTCGAATGCACGCCATCGTGGAGATGCGAACACTCGAAGCCAACTCTGCGAAGGCTGCTGAGAAGAACATGATTTCTGCAGCGCCTCTCGTGCAGAAGCTGAACGACTACCCAACACCGGGTACACAAGTCGACCTTACAAATCTGGTGACATATCCACCCAAGATCGAGCCAGTCCCAGTGAAGCCGCTGTTCCTCGACGTGGCTTTCAACTACATCGACTACCCAGGCAGAGCAGCAGCGGCAGTGGTAGAAAAGCCTCAGCCGCAAGTGAACGGTGTTGAAGAGAATGCTCCTCAGCAGCCGCAGAAAAAGGGATGGTTCAGCTTTGGGCGGTAG